A window from Gossypium raimondii isolate GPD5lz chromosome 7, ASM2569854v1, whole genome shotgun sequence encodes these proteins:
- the LOC105788511 gene encoding protein SWEETIE isoform X1: protein MTRMNYVRENVPLSRFGVLVAQLESIVASASQKSPDPLLCFDLLSDLLTALDDEPKESILLWQRKCEDALYSLLILGAKRPVRHLASVAMARIISKGDSISIYSRASSLQGFLSDGKRSEPQRIAGAAQCLGKLYQHFGRRITSGLLETTIIATKLMKYHEEFVRQEALLMLQNALEGCGGSAAASAYTEAFRLITRFGIGDKAFVVRIAAARCLKAIANIGGPGLGVAEFDSLATYCVKALEDSVTSVRDAFAEALGSLVALGMNPEAQVQPRGKGPFPPPKKLEGGLQRHLALPFTKASGSRSKEIRVGLTLSWVFFLQAIHLKYLHLDIELQSYALNIMDMLRMDTYFDAHAVACVLYILRVGVTDQMTEPCQRSFTVFLGEQLQSPEASPSMKIAALRTLSYTLKTLGEVPLEFKEAFDNTVVAAVSHSYQLVRVEAALTLRTLAEVDPTCVGSLISYGVTILNALRESVSFEKGSNLQVDLNSLHGQATVLAALVSISRKLPLGYPARLPKAVLEVSKKLLTESSSDAVTAKVEQEAGWLLLSSLLSSMLKEELEDQVFDILSLWAGLFNGNPEDVIGENGDLQPRIRVWSAAIDALTSFIRCFVSSNLAVSGILLQPVMLYLNRALSYISLLAAKELLDIKPEVDIFIIRTLMGYQSLPDPMAYKSDHPQIIQLCTIPYRNASGCEESSCLMFLLDKRDACLGPWIPGRDWFEDELRAFQGGKDGLMPCVWDNELSSFPQPETINKMLVNQMLLCFGIIFAAQNSGDMLSLLGMMEQCLKAGKKQPWHAASMTNICVGLLAGLKALLALRPQSLELEILNLAQAIFKGILIEGDICASQRRASSEGLGLLARLGNDIFTARMTRSLLGELNGITDSHYAGSIALSLGCIHRSAGGMALSTLVPTTVSSITLLAKSSIPALQIWSLHGLLLTIEAAGLSFVSHVQATLGLALEILLSEENGRVDLQQGVGRLINAIVAVLGPELAPGSIFFSRCKSVVAEISSSEETATLLESVRFTQQLVLFAPHAVSVHSHVQTLLLTLSSRQPALRHLAVSTLRHLIEKDPVSVIDEQIEDNLFCMLDEETDSEIGNLIRGTIMRLLYVSCPSRPSRWISICRNMVLAMSTRATAEISSGNDSTSGPDGDSRLNFGDDDENMVSDSKHIPVQGHAFETSIVGRNRDKHLRYRTRVFAAECLSYLPEAVGTNPAHFDLSLASRKVANEQVSGDWLVLQVQELISVAYQISTIQFENMRPIGVRLLSSVVDKFETVPDPELPGHFLLEQYQAQLISAVRTALDTSSGPILLEAGLLLATKIMTSGIISGDQAAVKRIFSLLSRPLDDFKDLYYPSFAEWVSCKIKIRLLAAHASLKCYTYAFLRRHQAVVPDEYLALLPLFSRSSSILGKYWISLLKDYSCVCLHLNLKRNWNSFLDAIQSPLVSCKLQPCLEEAWPVILQALALDAVPVNVDRNGNSEAAAENMSANSLVSGYSMVELESEEYQFLWGFALLVIFQGQHPALCKQVIPLASAKAKHDGDTPAEDTTSPGLKFYEIVLPVFQFLVTQKFFSAGFLTVNICEELLLVFSYSIYMDNSWNSLAISVLSQIVHNCPEDFLEAENFACLVVELCLGCLFRVFHCASAFSPVQACWEDLLFPLFVAAKTIMRRFQPKMPKHLHSVALAFLLIGYKFIRQASTELSLSKVTDIVKCVNSSLKKLIDDAPNLGDDAIVHLRNILCTSLDELADLTKDCIEGIHLLHNKRSDLRKLLLLKLAFSIEQIVMLPKIMHEIQCLEGNKDSDPIYFSVLKFCTDCMLTILTDSNLQVQAIGLQVLKSVVLKSNNMEDNSSIVFFIGELVGGILTIIKNMLMKSMTKESVVIVGECLQVLMLLQTVSKESDCQRGFMSLFLEAIVMIFSASEDNCSQEVNDIRNTAIRLVSHLAQIPSSAGHLKDVLLLMSETHRQQLQGVIRASVTLDHSVGETKSVAPPLEIKLPVPLEMRREDNALPSATQVKLKQQSEERYSSPLATPIGTNNDDMEEDEEDEDDWDAFMSFPATKNAAETDFVVESTVKESDHGESISSALEISTDNSQQYSSSENHNSINNANAEHSEVATEILSDCSGDGGNREKILSDLAVEEVKELSAKIEEHVQRRASTETGHNEDAEGSINVAGDDEQQKESSDNKVDTDLVSDTLPHVGLSDTETEEEAEHNMDQEQH, encoded by the exons GTGCTGCACAGTGTTTGGGAAAGTTATATCAGCATTTTGGAAGAAGAATAACTTCGGGTTTGCTTGAAACAACTATTATTGCTACAAAACTGATGAAATATCATGAG GAGTTTGTGAGACAAGAGGCTTTGCTCATGCTTCAGAATGCTTTGGAAGGCTGTGGTGGTAGTGCTGCTGCTTCAGCATATACTGAGGCATTTCGTCTCATTACAAGATTTGGCATTGGAGACAAAGCTTTTGTTGTTAGAATAGCTGCAGCACGTTGTTTGAAGGCTATTGCCAACATAGGGGGACCTGGTCTAGGGGTTGCAGAATTTGATAGTTTAGCTACATATTGCGTCAAG GCTCTTGAGGATTCAGTAACTTCTGTTCGGGATGCATTTGCTGAAGCTCTGGGCTCATTGGTTGCTCTTGGAATGAATCCTGAGGCGCAG GTTCAACCAAGAGGAAAAGGCCCTTTTCCTCCACCGAAGAAACTAGAAGGTGGTTTACAGAGGCATCTGGCTTTGCCTTTCACAAAAG CTAGTGGTTCTCGGTCAAAGGAGATTCGTGTTGGCCTTACCTTATCTTGGGTGTTCTTTTTACAG GCAATTCATTTGAAGTATCTACATCTAGATATTGAGCTTCAAAGTTATGCTTTGAACATTATGGACATGCTTCGTATGGATACATATTTTGATGCCCATGCAGTG GCATGTGTTCTCTATATCCTACGCGTTGGTGTAACTGATCAGATGACGGAACCTTGTCAAAGGAGCTTTACAGTCTTCCTTGGAGAGCAG CTTCAATCTCCAGAAGCCAGCCCTTCAATGAAAATTGCTGCCCTGCGTACCCTGTCATATACTTTGAAAACTCTAGGCGAG GTTCCACTTGAATTCAAGGAGGCGTTTGATAACACAGTTGTTGCAGCAGTATCTCACTCTTACCAGCTT GTACGTGTTGAGGCTGCTTTGACATTGCGTACATTGGCTGAGGTTGATCCAACTTGTGTTGGTAGTTTGATATCTTATGGAGTGACCATACTAAATGCTTTAAGGGAAAGTGTTTCCTTTGAAAAG GGAAGCAATTTGCAAGTTGATCTTAATTCTTTGCATGGGCAAGCAACAGTTTTGGCTGCTTTAGTTTCCATTTCACGAAAATTACCCCTTGGTTATCCAGCCAG ATTGCCCAAGGCAGTTCTTGAAGTTTCGAAGAAATTGCTGACAGAATCCAGTAGTGATGCTGTTACTGCCAAGGTGGAACAAGAAGCTGGGTGGTTACtcttatcatcattattatcttCCATGCTGAAGGAG GAGCTTGAGGATCAGGTATTCGATATTCTTTCCCTGTGGGCTGGTCTTTTCAATGGCAACCCTGAAGATGTAATTGGAGAAAATGGAGATCTACAGCCTAGGATTCG TGTGTGGTCTGCAGCAATTGATGCACTTACTTCATTCATTCGATGCTTCGTGTCATCCAATTTGGCAGTTAGTGGGATTTTGCTTCAGCCAGTGATGCTGTATCTCAATAG GGCTTTGTCCTATATCTCTCTGTTGGCAGCCAAAGAACTACTGGATATTAAGCCTGAAGTGGATATATTCATCATCAGAACATTAATGGGCTATCAATCCCTCCCTGATCCAATGGCCTATAAGAGTGACCATCCTCAAATTATACAATTATGTACAATTCCCTATAG AAATGCTTCTGGATGCGAGGAAAGCTCATGCTTGATGTTCCTGTTAGACAAAAGAGATGCATGTTTGGGCCCCTGGATTCCTGGAAG GGATTGGTTTGAAGATGAACTCCGTGCTTTTCAAGGTGGAAAAGATGGACTCATGCCTTGTGTATGGGATAATGAATTGTCGAGTTTTCCTCAG CCGGAGACTATAAACAAGATGTTGGTGAATCAAATGCTTCTCTGCTTTGGAATCATATTTGCTGCTCAG AATAGTGGTGATATGCTGTCACTTCTTGGAATGATGGAACAGTGCCTAAAAGCTGGGAAAAAGCAACCATGGCATGCTGCAAGCATGACCAACATATGTGTGGGGTTACTTGCTGGGTTGAAG GCTTTGCTCGCGTTACGTCCACAATCATTGGAGTTAGAGATATTGAATTTGGCTCAAGCTATTTTTAAG GGTATACTAATTGAGGGGGACATTTGTGCATCACAACGTAGGGCGTCATCAGAGGGTCTTGGTCTTTTAGCTCGCCTTGGAAATGATATCTTTACAGCCAGAATG ACTCGATCGTTACTTGGGGAGCTAAATGGTATAACAGATTCACATTATGCTGGCTCAATAGCTCTTTCCCTTGGATGTATTCATCGCAG TGCTGGAGGGATGGCACTTTCAACTTTAGTGCCTACTACTGTAAGCTCAATAACTTTGCTGGCTAAAAGTTCAATCCCCGCCTTACAGATCTGGTCGTTGCATGGACTTCTTTTGACTATAGAAGCTGCTGGCTTGTCCTTTGTATCTCATGTCCAG GCCACACTGGGCCTCGCTTTGGAGATTTTGTTGTCTGAAGAGAATGGAAGGGTTGACCTCCAACAAGGTGTGGGACGTCTTATAAATGCAATTGTTGCCGTTCTTGGTCCTGAGCTTGCCCCTGGCAGCATTTTCTTTTCACGTTGCAAG TCTGTTGTTGCAGAGATTAGTTCCTCAGAAGAAACAGCTACACTACTTGA GAGTGTTCGTTTCACACAACAGCTTGTTCTTTTTGCTCCACATGCTGTTTCAGTGCACTCCCATGTCCAAACTCTTCTGCTGACTCTATCATCAAGACAG CCTGCATTAAGGCATCTTGCAGTCTCCACTCTACGGCATCTCATTGAGAAGGACCCT GTTTCTGTCATTGATGAACAAATAGAAGATAATCTGTTTTGCATGCTAGACGAAGAAACTGATTCAGA GATAGGGAATTTAATCCGTGGCACAATCATGCGACTGCTTTATGTGTCTTGCCCTTCACGTCCTTCTCGGTGGATATCAATTTGTCGTAACATG GTCCTTGCTATGTCAACAAGAGCTACTGCTGAGATTAGTTCCGGAAATGATTCTACTAGTGGTCCAGATGGTGACTCAAGATTAAATTTTGGAGATGATGATGAAAACATGGTCTCTGACTCTAAGCACATTCCAGTTCAAGGTCATGCATTTGAAACTTCTATTGTTGGTCGCAATAGAGATAAGCACCTCAGATACCGAACCAGAGTTTTTGCTGCTGA GTGCTTGAGTTATCTGCCTGAAGCTGTGGGCACGAATCCTGCACATTTTGATCTCTCTCTAGCAAGCAGAAAAGTCGCAAATGAACAAGTCTCTGGTGATTGGCTAGTCCTCCAAGTTCAAGAGCTAATATCAGTTGCTTATCAG ATAAGTACAATTCAGTTTGAAAACATGCGGCCAATCGGTGTCCGACTTTTAAGTTCAGTTGTAGACAAG TTTGAAACAGTTCCTGATCCTGAGCTTCCAGGACACTTTCTACTAGAACAGTATCAA GCACAACTAATATCTGCTGTTCGCACTGCACTGGATACATCATCTGGCCCTATTCTTTTGGAGGCAGGTCTGTTGCTGGCTACCAAG ATAATGACAAGTGGAATAATTAGTGGTGACCAAGCTGCAGTAAAACGTATATTTTCACTATTATCTCGCCCATTGGATGACTTCAAGGACCTATATTATCCGTCATTTGCAGAATGGGTCTCATGTAAG ATCAAGATACGACTTCTAGCCGCTCACGCCTCCCTCAAGTGTTATACATACGCCTTTTTGAGGAGACACCAAGCTGTTGTTCCTGATGAGTATCTAGCATTGTTACCATTGTTCTCAAGAAGTTCAAGCATTCTGGGGAAGTACTGGATCTCGCTTTTGAAGGATTACAGTTGTGTGTGCTTGCACCTAAATCTCAAAAGAAAC TGGAACTCATTCCTTGATGCTATTCAATCACCTCTGGTCTCGTGTAAGCTGCAGCCTTGCTTGGAAGAAGCATGGCCTGTTATTTTGCAAGCACTTGCTCTGGATGCAGTTCCTGTGAATGTTGATAGGAATGGAAACTCTGAAGCTGCTGCTGAAAATATGTCAGCAAACAGCTTAGTGTCTGGGTACAGTATGGTTGAACTGGAATCCGAAGAATACCAGTTTCTGTGGGGCTTTGCTTTGCTTGTTATATTTCAGGGACAACATCCAGCCCTTTGTAAACAAGTTATACCGTTAGCCTCAGCTAAAGCAAAACATGATGGTGATACTCCTGCTGAGGATACAACTTCTCCAGGCTTGAAGTTTTATGAAATTGTTTTGCCAGTGTTCCAGTTTCTTGTAACACAGAAGTTTTTCTCAGCTGGTTTTCTTACCGTAAACATCTGTGAAGAACTGCTCCTG GTCTTCTCTTATTCCATCTACATGGATAATTCATGGAACAGTCTTGCGATATCTGTTCTATCTCAG ATTGTGCACAACTGCCCTGAAGATTTCCTTGAAGCAGAAAATTTTGCTTGCCTAGTGGTGGAACTTTGTTTGGGTTGCCTTTTTAGAGTTTTTCACTG TGCTAGTGCATTCTCACCTGTTCAAGCCTGCTGGGAAGATTTATTGTTTCCACTATTTGTTGCTGCGAAGACAATAATGAGGCGTTTTCAACCAAAA ATGCCGAAACACCTGCATTCAGTAGCATTGGCATTTCTTTTGATTGGCTACAAATTCATTAGACAAGCTTCAACTGAGTTGTCCCTATCAAAAGTTACTGATATTGTGAAGTGTGTGAATTCCTCGTTGAAGAAACTCATTGATG ATGCTCCTAATCTTGGTGATGATGCCATTGTCCACCTGAGAAATATTTTATGCACTTCTCTGGATGAACTTGCTGATTTGACCAAGGATTGCATTGAAGGCATTCATCTCCTGCATAATAAGAGATCTGACTTACGCAAACTACTGCTATTGAAGCTTGCATTCTCTATTGAACAGATAGTTATGTTGCCCAAGATAATGCATGAAATTCAATGTCTAGAAGGCAACAAAGATAGTGATCCTATCTACTTTTCGGTGCTTAAATTTTGCACTGATTGTATGCTTACTATACTGACTGACTCAAATTTACAG GTACAGGCTATTGGTTTGCAGGTGCTGAAAAGCGTGGTACTGAAAAGTAACAATATGGAAGACAACAGTTCCATCGTATTCTTTATTGGAGAGCTGGTTGGGGGCATTCTCACCATAATCAAAAACATGTTAATG AAATCCATGACTAAAGAATCAGTTGTTATTGTGGGGGAGTGCTTACAAGTCCTAATGCTCCTGCAAACAGTTTCAAAAGAGAGTGATTGCCAGAGAGGGTTCATGAGTCTCTTTTTGGAAGCTATTGTTATGATCTTCTCGGCATCAGAGGATAATTGTTCTCAG GAAGTCAATGACATAAGAAACACCGCCATCAGGCTTGTTTCTCATCTTGCACAAATTCCTTCTTCGGCTGGTCATCTCAAGGATGTGTTGTTATTGATGTCTGAGACGCATAGACAGCAACTTCAG GGGGTTATTCGTGCTTCAGTAACACTGGACCATAGTGTTGGAGAAACGAAATCTGTGGCACCGCCATTAGAGATTAAACTACCAGTTCCACTTGAAATGAGAAGAGAGGACAATGCCTTACCATCTGCTACTCAAGTGAAGCTTAAACAGCAAAGTGAAGAAAGATATTCATCTCCATTAGCCACCCCTATAGGTACCAATAATGATGacatggaagaagatgaagaggatGAAGACGATTGGGATGCCTTCATGTCTTTTCCAGCCACAAAGAATGCAGCTGAAACTGATTTTGTAGTTGAGAGTACAGTAAAAGAATCGGACCATGGTGAGTCCATCTCTTCTGCTTTGGAAATCAGTACTGATAATAGTCAGCAATATTCATCTTCAGAAAATCACAATAGTATAAATAACGCTAATGCGGAGCATTCAGAGGTTGCAACAGAAATATTATCTGATTGCTCAGGTGACGGAGGTAACAGGGAGAAGATTTTGTCTGATCTTGCAgttgaagaagtgaaagaattaTCCGCAAAGATAGAGGAGCATGTGCAAAGAAGGGCATCAACTGAAACTGGACATAATGAAGATGCTGAAGGATCAATCAATGTAGCAGGGGATGATGAGCAGCAAAAGGAGAGTTCAGATAATAAAGTCGATACTGATTTAGTATCAGATACTCTGCCTCATGTAGGGCTTTCCGATACTGAAACCGAAGAGGAAGCTGAACATAATATGGATCAGGAACAGCATTGA